Proteins found in one Exiguobacterium sp. 9-2 genomic segment:
- a CDS encoding type II toxin-antitoxin system RelE family toxin, producing the protein MTAYNVEFERGAQKSLKKMDPQQARIIMSWIKKNLVGTDDPRRHGKGLVSNRSGEWRYRIGDYRLIADIQDEKVVILILEIGHRRDIYK; encoded by the coding sequence ATGACAGCTTATAATGTAGAATTCGAGCGCGGGGCTCAAAAATCTCTCAAGAAGATGGACCCACAACAAGCGCGGATCATCATGTCCTGGATCAAGAAGAACCTTGTCGGGACGGATGATCCGCGTCGTCATGGGAAAGGACTCGTCTCGAATCGCTCTGGCGAATGGCGGTATCGCATCGGCGACTATCGTCTGATTGCTGACATCCAGGATGAGAAAGTCGTGATATTGATTCTTGAGATTGGACATCGTCGGGATATCTATAAATAA
- a CDS encoding DUF2268 domain-containing putative Zn-dependent protease (predicted Zn-dependent protease with a strongly conserved HExxH motif) has translation MGGVAAGSYKDAVVLYMDSNFDKDALAYTVAHEYHHLILHDRNKYQMNKLLDSVIIEGKADAFADRVLKDVKAPWGTPMDEKTKKHVAKLIQSGEATYEDLVGGSPKKDIPRWSNYNLGHDILDHYFKLHPDSKIEEWSFKGDADLLKGYKYQKLLQ, from the coding sequence ATGGGCGGAGTAGCAGCAGGGTCATATAAAGATGCGGTTGTTCTATATATGGATTCGAATTTCGATAAGGATGCTTTAGCTTATACGGTTGCGCATGAATACCATCATTTGATTCTCCATGACAGAAATAAATATCAGATGAACAAATTACTCGATTCGGTCATTATCGAGGGAAAAGCGGATGCTTTTGCTGACCGAGTCCTCAAAGATGTGAAGGCCCCATGGGGTACTCCAATGGATGAAAAGACGAAAAAACATGTCGCAAAATTGATTCAATCTGGTGAAGCTACATACGAGGACCTTGTGGGCGGTAGTCCCAAAAAAGACATTCCCCGCTGGAGTAACTATAATTTAGGGCACGATATCCTCGACCATTATTTTAAATTACATCCAGATTCTAAAATAGAGGAATGGTCTTTTAAAGGTGATGCTGACCTTTTAAAAGGATATAAATACCAAAAGTTACTTCAGTGA
- a CDS encoding helix-turn-helix transcriptional regulator: MDDSNRLEALSYFLKTKRAQLKPESVGLPPGSRRRTPGLRREEVAQLAGVSTTWYTWLEQGRDIKVSRSVLDCIAQALCLNRDEHEYLNDLALGTQVVSMKIQASPMTISPSLEKILSALTTCPTIITDRYCHIVGWNPAAAHVFVDFATIPESQRNLIRLLFSQKEFKVLAGNWEHFAKGFLSIFRAYYGQYSGDEWYTSFIQEMSNTYPEFKSLWMESQVSKAPEILIEFRHGKVGKMLFDLTSLQVQGVDDLRCSIYTPVEESGTEEKLKRLISAQ; encoded by the coding sequence ATGGACGACTCGAATCGATTAGAAGCTCTATCCTATTTTTTGAAGACGAAAAGAGCACAGCTCAAACCGGAATCAGTGGGGCTACCGCCTGGATCAAGAAGGAGAACGCCTGGCTTGAGAAGAGAGGAAGTTGCTCAATTAGCAGGAGTCAGTACGACATGGTACACCTGGTTAGAACAAGGAAGAGATATTAAGGTATCTAGAAGCGTCTTAGACTGTATCGCCCAGGCGTTATGTCTGAACAGGGATGAACACGAATATTTGAACGATTTAGCATTAGGGACGCAGGTCGTCAGTATGAAAATTCAAGCTTCCCCTATGACTATTAGTCCGTCACTCGAAAAAATTCTCTCTGCCTTGACGACGTGTCCGACGATCATTACGGATCGTTACTGCCATATCGTCGGCTGGAATCCTGCAGCGGCCCATGTGTTTGTAGATTTTGCGACCATTCCAGAATCACAACGTAACCTCATTCGCCTCTTGTTCTCACAGAAAGAATTTAAAGTACTTGCCGGGAACTGGGAACACTTCGCCAAAGGGTTCTTGTCCATTTTCCGTGCATACTACGGTCAATACTCTGGTGATGAATGGTATACGTCCTTCATACAGGAGATGAGTAATACGTATCCTGAATTCAAATCGCTATGGATGGAAAGTCAGGTCAGTAAGGCTCCGGAAATCCTGATTGAATTCCGTCATGGAAAAGTCGGCAAGATGCTATTCGACCTGACCTCCCTTCAAGTGCAGGGCGTAGACGACTTGCGATGTAGCATCTATACACCTGTCGAGGAGTCAGGTACAGAAGAAAAACTGAAACGATTGATTTCAGCTCAGTGA
- a CDS encoding DMT family transporter has product MNKNALFQLSIAMTIFGSIGFFSTFTGLPAIELVWVRCICAAVFLIMAWIVSGRFKREKWNRKELIYIACCGMTNVCNWVFLFKAFERTSITIAITLYHLAPIIVLVMGSLFFKEKKTKLMYVSMLVCFIGTLSIIGTDGVRFASESWRGIVYSIIAACFYAATMLLGKSITKTSVYATTFIQMVIGLIVLLPFIHFNNYQAIDTSQWMYVTVTGVIHTGIVYFLFFNSIRHLPTTVVSSMVFVDPTVAILLDVFFGNVYLRWLQLFGILCIFIGLFYSLKASSHIASITEENYITRTGKVRRQ; this is encoded by the coding sequence ATGAACAAGAATGCTTTGTTTCAACTAAGTATAGCTATGACTATCTTTGGATCAATTGGCTTTTTTTCAACTTTTACAGGTCTTCCGGCAATTGAATTAGTGTGGGTTCGATGTATTTGTGCTGCTGTATTTCTTATAATGGCATGGATCGTATCTGGACGCTTTAAAAGGGAAAAATGGAATAGGAAAGAACTCATATACATTGCTTGTTGTGGTATGACGAATGTTTGTAATTGGGTGTTTCTTTTTAAAGCATTTGAAAGAACGTCCATTACAATTGCCATAACCTTATATCACTTAGCTCCTATTATTGTTCTTGTGATGGGTAGTCTTTTCTTTAAAGAAAAAAAGACGAAACTCATGTATGTATCTATGTTAGTTTGTTTTATTGGAACATTGAGTATTATAGGTACCGATGGTGTGCGGTTTGCTTCAGAAAGCTGGAGGGGGATCGTGTACAGCATCATCGCAGCATGTTTCTATGCAGCAACAATGCTGCTAGGAAAGAGTATTACAAAAACTAGTGTATATGCGACCACTTTTATTCAAATGGTGATCGGTCTGATTGTGTTACTTCCATTCATTCATTTTAATAACTATCAAGCAATTGATACTTCTCAGTGGATGTACGTCACTGTAACCGGAGTTATTCATACAGGTATAGTTTATTTTCTGTTTTTCAATAGCATTCGTCATTTACCAACGACAGTTGTCTCTTCTATGGTTTTTGTCGACCCTACAGTGGCTATTTTATTAGACGTTTTTTTCGGAAATGTGTATCTAAGGTGGCTACAGCTATTCGGTATATTGTGTATCTTTATCGGATTGTTTTATTCGCTTAAAGCAAGCAGTCATATTGCTAGTATCACTGAAGAAAACTATATTACTCGAACAGGAAAAGTAAGAAGGCAGTAA
- the sstT gene encoding serine/threonine transporter SstT → MKLLKMWNQISLVKQIAIGLVIGIILAVTIPEVASSLTIFGTLFVSSLKAVAPILVFFLVMASIVQHKKGQQTNMKSIIFLYLLGTFLAGAIAVIVSFLFPVSITLTESTEKLTAPGNAIEVLKTLVLNMVDNPVNALVQANYIGILTWAIILGLALKNASDSTKTFISNFSDALAKMVGWIIKLAPLGIMGLVIGSITENGLSSLLDYVSLLGLLIGTMLVVALIVNPLIVYINVRQNPYPLVFKCLRESGITAFFTRSSAANIPVNMELSKKLGLDKETYGISIPLGATINMAGAAITISVLTLAAVNTLGIQVDLPTAIILSVLAAVCACGASGVAGGSLLLIPLACSLFGIPNDVAMQVVAVGFVIGVLQDSFETALNSSTDVLFTATAEYRKRLKEGEHLSINRQSMNEEVAEKVVNG, encoded by the coding sequence ATGAAATTGTTGAAGATGTGGAACCAAATCAGTTTAGTGAAACAAATCGCGATCGGCTTAGTCATTGGTATTATTTTAGCCGTCACGATTCCTGAAGTAGCGAGTTCATTGACCATCTTTGGAACATTATTTGTCTCCTCACTAAAGGCAGTCGCGCCGATTTTGGTCTTTTTCCTAGTCATGGCTTCGATTGTGCAACATAAAAAGGGACAGCAAACGAACATGAAATCAATCATCTTCTTATACCTGCTCGGTACTTTTTTAGCGGGTGCGATTGCGGTCATCGTTAGTTTCTTGTTCCCGGTTTCGATAACATTGACAGAGAGCACAGAAAAGCTGACAGCTCCTGGGAATGCCATCGAAGTCCTGAAGACGCTTGTCTTGAACATGGTCGATAACCCCGTCAATGCATTAGTCCAAGCGAACTACATCGGCATTCTGACGTGGGCGATCATCTTAGGATTAGCGCTTAAAAATGCGTCGGATTCTACAAAAACGTTCATCTCGAACTTCTCAGATGCACTTGCGAAAATGGTTGGATGGATCATTAAGCTTGCGCCACTCGGTATCATGGGGCTTGTCATCGGTTCAATTACAGAGAACGGACTCTCGTCACTTCTTGACTACGTGAGCCTGCTAGGGTTACTGATCGGAACGATGCTTGTCGTTGCACTCATCGTTAATCCATTGATCGTCTATATCAACGTCCGTCAAAATCCGTATCCGCTCGTTTTCAAATGTTTACGCGAAAGTGGCATCACGGCATTCTTTACACGCAGTTCAGCTGCGAACATTCCGGTCAACATGGAACTATCGAAAAAGCTTGGACTTGATAAAGAGACGTACGGCATCTCGATTCCGCTTGGTGCAACAATTAACATGGCAGGGGCTGCAATCACGATTTCCGTCTTGACGCTTGCTGCGGTAAACACACTCGGTATTCAAGTTGATCTTCCAACAGCCATCATTTTAAGTGTCCTCGCTGCCGTCTGTGCGTGTGGTGCCTCTGGTGTTGCTGGGGGATCGCTTCTCTTGATTCCACTCGCGTGTAGCTTATTCGGGATTCCGAATGACGTTGCGATGCAAGTCGTTGCTGTCGGATTTGTCATCGGTGTGTTGCAAGATTCATTTGAGACAGCATTAAACTCGTCGACAGATGTCTTGTTCACTGCGACAGCTGAATATCGAAAACGGTTGAAAGAAGGCGAACACCTCTCGATTAATCGTCAATCGATGAATGAGGAAGTAGCAGAAAAAGTCGTTAACGGCTGA
- a CDS encoding alkaline ceramidase, with protein sequence MSRFGMHREVINPPLGTAFIGYHREVGIASIHDPLYVTASIFESEQTTSVFVSIDNIGMLVADTDVIREGIAGQLDVSKEQITVVYTHTHSGPATAGNEPLTVAYKTILTQQAIVSAVKASEVMQLVEIGWGVTTGKLGVNRREKINGQAVMGTDPSGVADDRIGTLLIRRTGDAGLVGAFVFCTAHPNVLKSDSVVLSGDYPGVTRTILEQALGCPVVIVQGATGNINAKYRGDIESLQKMAFTLSGHVLTTIPAVSFQPLTHHRIQSCIHPMRLTEVPAMNVLRDMADYAEQTWGVSAARWLAYVQERSGATLTIPLEVQLFELNEGSFSGIPMEPFCETALQIKQIRQTELAFFGGYTNGYIGYLPTAEEHPYGGYEVAINPVVYGPVTGLWMPPVPGTANDIVHRIQQLYETNNNPASLL encoded by the coding sequence ATGAGTCGTTTTGGAATGCATCGGGAAGTAATCAATCCGCCGCTCGGTACTGCCTTCATCGGTTATCACCGAGAAGTCGGTATTGCAAGCATACACGATCCGCTATATGTCACAGCGAGTATCTTTGAAAGCGAGCAGACGACATCGGTCTTCGTCAGCATCGATAACATCGGCATGCTCGTCGCCGATACGGATGTCATCCGTGAAGGAATCGCGGGTCAGCTAGACGTGTCGAAGGAACAGATCACAGTCGTTTACACGCATACGCATTCGGGACCAGCGACAGCAGGAAACGAACCGTTGACCGTCGCCTATAAAACGATCTTGACGCAACAAGCGATTGTATCTGCGGTCAAAGCAAGCGAAGTGATGCAGTTGGTCGAGATTGGTTGGGGTGTGACGACCGGAAAACTCGGCGTCAACCGACGGGAGAAAATAAATGGACAAGCGGTGATGGGAACAGATCCGTCTGGGGTGGCGGATGACCGAATTGGAACATTGTTAATTCGTCGGACCGGTGATGCGGGTCTCGTCGGAGCTTTTGTCTTTTGTACGGCGCATCCGAACGTCTTGAAATCAGACAGTGTCGTCTTATCCGGTGATTATCCGGGAGTCACTCGAACGATACTCGAACAGGCACTCGGCTGCCCGGTCGTGATTGTTCAAGGCGCGACGGGGAACATCAATGCGAAATATCGTGGTGACATAGAGAGTCTTCAAAAAATGGCGTTTACTTTAAGTGGTCATGTCTTGACGACGATTCCAGCTGTGTCGTTTCAACCGTTAACGCACCACCGGATTCAGTCATGCATTCATCCGATGCGTTTAACAGAAGTACCGGCTATGAACGTATTACGAGACATGGCGGATTACGCTGAACAGACATGGGGCGTCAGTGCAGCACGCTGGTTAGCATACGTTCAGGAACGATCGGGAGCAACACTCACCATCCCGCTCGAAGTTCAATTGTTTGAACTAAACGAAGGGTCGTTCTCAGGCATTCCGATGGAGCCGTTCTGTGAGACAGCGCTACAGATAAAGCAAATCCGTCAAACGGAACTCGCTTTTTTCGGGGGCTATACGAACGGTTACATCGGTTATTTGCCAACTGCGGAAGAACATCCGTATGGGGGTTACGAAGTGGCAATCAATCCCGTCGTCTACGGTCCAGTGACAGGGCTTTGGATGCCACCTGTACCGGGAACGGCGAACGACATCGTGCATCGTATCCAACAACTCTATGAAACGAACAACAACCCGGCTTCTCTCCTTTGA
- the fabF gene encoding beta-ketoacyl-ACP synthase II has protein sequence MERVVITGMGVVSPIGNDVESFWNNMIAGNSGITEIDTFDTTDFKVKIAGSVKNFDAEKAIGKKASRNLDRFVQFALAAADQAWNDSKLGESDLDRERLAVYVGSGVGGIETLIDGVHALYQKGPRRVSPSLVPSMMSNAAAAQISIKWQAMGPSMSPVSACAIGNTAIGEAYRLIRMGEADAAFAGGTEAGITELSIASFGNATALSTRNESPAKASRPFDGTRDGFVMSEGAGILILESLSHAKQRGASIYAEVVGYGASSDAYHIVATHPEGQGAYLAMKRAVQQAGIETNDIDVISAHATSTIVGDQSETRAIKKLFAEHANTLPVTANKSMLGHMLGAAGGAEAIALAKCLQEGIIPPTINLEVDDPTCDLDYVAGGARSLEMQYGLSNSFGFGGHNAAIVLKKYMD, from the coding sequence ATGGAGCGCGTAGTGATTACAGGAATGGGTGTCGTCTCACCAATCGGAAACGATGTGGAGTCCTTTTGGAATAATATGATTGCTGGAAATTCAGGCATCACGGAAATCGATACGTTTGATACGACTGATTTCAAAGTAAAGATTGCAGGGAGTGTAAAAAACTTTGATGCGGAAAAGGCGATTGGTAAAAAAGCCTCTCGTAACCTGGATCGCTTCGTCCAGTTCGCATTAGCGGCTGCTGATCAAGCCTGGAACGATTCTAAGCTAGGAGAATCTGATCTGGATCGGGAAAGACTTGCTGTATATGTGGGTTCAGGTGTAGGAGGGATTGAAACGTTAATTGACGGTGTTCATGCTTTATACCAAAAAGGTCCGAGAAGGGTCAGTCCAAGTCTCGTACCTTCCATGATGTCTAACGCAGCAGCCGCTCAAATTAGCATCAAGTGGCAAGCGATGGGACCTTCCATGTCACCTGTATCCGCTTGTGCAATCGGAAACACGGCTATTGGTGAAGCATATCGACTCATTCGAATGGGAGAGGCTGATGCTGCATTCGCTGGTGGAACAGAAGCGGGTATCACTGAATTGTCTATAGCAAGCTTCGGTAATGCGACGGCATTGTCTACAAGAAACGAATCACCCGCTAAAGCGAGTCGTCCTTTTGACGGGACACGTGATGGTTTCGTGATGTCGGAAGGAGCAGGCATCTTGATCCTAGAATCGTTATCGCACGCAAAGCAACGAGGTGCGTCCATCTATGCGGAAGTCGTCGGATACGGAGCAAGTTCCGATGCCTATCATATAGTAGCGACTCATCCAGAAGGTCAGGGAGCATACCTCGCTATGAAGCGGGCCGTTCAACAGGCAGGGATTGAGACGAATGACATCGATGTGATCAGTGCCCATGCGACGAGTACGATCGTCGGCGATCAGTCCGAGACACGTGCGATTAAAAAATTGTTTGCAGAACATGCGAACACACTCCCGGTGACGGCGAACAAATCAATGCTAGGTCACATGCTCGGTGCTGCCGGTGGAGCGGAAGCGATCGCGCTTGCGAAATGTTTACAGGAAGGAATCATTCCACCGACGATTAATCTTGAAGTCGATGATCCAACGTGTGACCTGGATTATGTAGCAGGAGGGGCTCGTTCGCTGGAGATGCAGTACGGACTATCCAATTCTTTCGGATTCGGTGGTCATAACGCCGCCATCGTCTTGAAAAAATATATGGATTAA
- a CDS encoding MFS transporter has product MNKQLSALLLGRILMNISDSFYMIAIVWFVKTTTNSPFLVGLTSTIAVLPVTIQFLYGPIIDRYSKKKILFFSGIGQAILVGFITLLYFNETLWIPLLFIMLFLALTLAEISYPTENTLIERLASKDQLTKVNSVFAFSYQTLDLIADALAGIVILFVGVGIVFAANSIVLLGIGFLFLLVLKIPSSKREQPISSRNFWKQYKHDFKEGYYVVKQQKKLLTIIYGIIGMNFLATMGLAVLPIISETSAEYGFWLAAISLGTMIGTLLSSHLETFALNRVMPIAALLSGLFWISSFLMKDAGLLSIVLFGIAWIGIGVNSIYLYTLIQVNLPSDYLGTGFSFLSSLLGSLSPLGYFAGGIFGEWFSSTAILLISGIGYFGFAGYFLIHPTLKALTIPVNTKFEKTAEERIKVNQHL; this is encoded by the coding sequence TTGAATAAACAACTATCAGCTTTGTTGCTCGGTAGGATTTTGATGAATATATCAGACAGTTTTTATATGATTGCGATCGTTTGGTTCGTCAAGACAACGACGAATTCGCCATTCCTGGTTGGATTAACGAGCACGATTGCTGTGTTACCGGTAACGATTCAATTTTTGTATGGTCCGATTATCGATCGCTATTCAAAAAAGAAGATCCTGTTTTTCTCAGGCATTGGACAAGCGATTTTAGTCGGATTCATCACTTTACTCTATTTTAACGAGACGCTCTGGATTCCATTGCTGTTCATCATGTTGTTTTTAGCGTTAACACTAGCGGAAATCTCGTATCCAACCGAAAATACACTCATCGAACGCCTGGCATCGAAAGATCAATTGACGAAGGTCAATTCGGTGTTTGCCTTTTCTTATCAAACGCTTGATTTGATTGCCGACGCGTTAGCAGGCATTGTGATTCTATTTGTCGGTGTCGGAATCGTATTCGCTGCGAATAGTATCGTATTGCTAGGGATCGGGTTCTTATTCTTGCTCGTACTCAAAATACCATCTTCAAAAAGAGAACAACCCATTTCCTCACGAAACTTTTGGAAACAGTATAAGCATGACTTCAAAGAAGGATACTATGTTGTCAAGCAACAAAAGAAATTATTGACCATCATTTATGGCATCATCGGAATGAATTTTCTTGCGACGATGGGACTTGCGGTGTTACCAATCATTTCTGAGACGTCAGCAGAGTATGGATTTTGGTTAGCAGCGATTTCACTTGGAACGATGATTGGAACATTGCTATCAAGTCACTTGGAGACGTTTGCTCTCAATCGTGTCATGCCGATTGCTGCGCTCTTGTCCGGACTGTTTTGGATTAGTTCGTTTTTAATGAAAGATGCTGGTCTGTTATCAATCGTCTTATTCGGAATCGCTTGGATCGGTATTGGGGTGAACAGTATATATTTATATACACTCATTCAGGTCAATCTTCCGTCTGATTATTTAGGAACAGGTTTTTCGTTTCTCTCTTCACTGTTAGGGTCGTTAAGTCCGCTTGGATATTTTGCGGGAGGGATTTTCGGAGAATGGTTTTCTAGTACAGCAATCTTATTGATCTCTGGTATCGGCTATTTTGGCTTTGCCGGTTATTTCTTAATTCATCCGACACTTAAAGCGTTAACGATACCTGTCAATACTAAATTCGAGAAGACTGCTGAAGAGAGAATAAAGGTCAATCAACATCTGTGA
- the relB gene encoding type II toxin-antitoxin system RelB family antitoxin, with translation MSTISVRLDDQDTRLIKEYAKAKNITISTLVRDAVLDRIEDEIDLQLYHDSMAAHRKKSEAISFDDMMKELDLE, from the coding sequence ATGAGTACCATTTCCGTACGTCTGGATGATCAGGATACACGACTTATCAAGGAATATGCAAAGGCAAAGAACATCACGATTTCTACACTCGTTCGCGATGCCGTCCTCGACCGTATCGAAGACGAAATCGATTTGCAACTCTATCATGATTCCATGGCAGCACACCGTAAAAAATCAGAAGCGATATCTTTCGACGACATGATGAAGGAACTTGATTTAGAATGA
- a CDS encoding NADH-dependent flavin oxidoreductase → MNQKYEKILSPYTLSNGVTLANRVVVAPMTTYSGNIDGSVSSGELDYYSRRAQGPAMFITAAATISSLGTSFPRQMKAYGEHNIPGLSQLANKIKEKGARAILQLHHGGSESLIGYISERRMVSPSGIVASLYKDSSDDYVPRALEHEEILSTIQDFGRATEIAIRAGFDGVEIHGANGYLIQQFFSRYSNLRTDMWGGTLEKRMSFPLAVIEEVKRVRDQYANNNFIIGYRFSPEEPEKNGLNMEETIAFVDRLSNQGLSYLHLSVKNVWSMPRSGSNQTKTRSEIFRDVIADRTSFLSLGSIHTPDDALNVLEQGIPLFGLGRELLMEPDWVRKLIAGREEEIRTTLSRDDQQTLSIPDEMWKNILTRDGLPAQR, encoded by the coding sequence ATGAATCAGAAGTATGAAAAAATCCTTTCACCTTATACCTTATCGAATGGAGTAACTTTGGCGAATCGAGTCGTTGTTGCACCGATGACCACCTATTCAGGAAATATAGATGGAAGCGTCTCTTCCGGAGAGTTGGATTACTATAGCAGAAGAGCACAAGGACCAGCTATGTTTATTACCGCGGCTGCGACCATTTCATCACTCGGGACTAGTTTTCCTCGTCAAATGAAAGCATATGGAGAACACAATATACCAGGTCTTTCGCAGTTGGCTAATAAAATAAAAGAAAAGGGAGCAAGAGCAATCCTTCAGCTTCATCATGGAGGTAGCGAGAGTCTAATCGGATATATAAGTGAAAGGCGAATGGTTAGCCCGAGTGGTATCGTGGCGAGCCTTTACAAGGATTCAAGTGATGATTACGTTCCACGTGCGTTAGAACACGAAGAAATTCTATCTACTATTCAGGATTTTGGACGAGCAACAGAGATAGCTATACGTGCAGGGTTTGATGGTGTGGAAATTCATGGAGCCAACGGATATCTGATTCAACAATTTTTTTCGAGATATTCAAATCTTCGAACAGATATGTGGGGAGGAACACTAGAAAAACGGATGTCCTTTCCATTAGCTGTTATTGAAGAAGTAAAACGAGTCCGAGATCAATATGCGAACAATAATTTTATTATTGGTTATCGCTTCTCACCAGAAGAACCAGAAAAGAATGGTTTGAACATGGAGGAAACAATCGCCTTTGTAGATCGATTGTCTAATCAAGGCTTGTCGTACCTCCATCTTTCAGTCAAAAACGTTTGGTCCATGCCTCGAAGTGGTTCAAATCAAACAAAAACAAGATCAGAGATTTTTCGGGATGTGATTGCGGATAGAACAAGTTTTCTGTCACTCGGTTCTATACACACACCAGATGATGCCTTGAACGTATTAGAACAAGGAATTCCATTATTCGGATTAGGAAGAGAGTTATTAATGGAACCAGATTGGGTTCGAAAACTAATAGCAGGAAGAGAAGAAGAAATTCGTACGACCTTGTCACGCGATGATCAACAAACGCTCTCCATTCCGGATGAAATGTGGAAAAATATTCTTACGCGTGATGGATTGCCTGCACAACGATGA
- a CDS encoding DUF4825 domain-containing protein, translating into MKKTVGAIILASGMLILGGCGTAATQTDLFKQQGTYLGDNSSVRDIVQQLPHGDQLKKMELATKEKPYQLTLRYAGYEEGQVEQKSNRTAIYNATALFTLIPNVDRVNMTIEDASYHFKKQQLRDWYGKDFTTYDNEKALKAFTKPYIEDSKKVNDLLN; encoded by the coding sequence ATGAAAAAGACAGTTGGTGCAATCATTTTAGCGAGCGGCATGCTAATACTCGGTGGTTGTGGAACAGCAGCGACACAAACCGATTTATTTAAGCAACAAGGTACATATCTAGGAGATAACAGTAGCGTACGAGACATCGTTCAACAGTTACCACATGGCGATCAGTTAAAGAAAATGGAACTTGCGACGAAAGAAAAGCCGTATCAACTAACGTTACGTTATGCTGGATACGAAGAAGGACAGGTCGAACAAAAAAGCAATCGTACGGCAATCTACAATGCAACAGCACTGTTCACATTGATTCCGAATGTCGACCGTGTCAACATGACGATCGAGGATGCTTCGTATCACTTTAAGAAACAACAGCTGCGCGATTGGTATGGAAAAGACTTTACGACGTACGATAATGAGAAAGCACTGAAGGCGTTCACGAAGCCATATATTGAAGATTCGAAGAAAGTAAACGACTTATTGAACTGA
- a CDS encoding LysR family transcriptional regulator, translated as MNLFQLEVLLNVVESGSFTKAGQKIGLTQSGVSHNITTLESELGVTLLNRGRGGTSLTTAGEYIIPHIRNIVTNMAHIEQKVSSLQGLELGKIAVGSFPSFTATFIPILFSIFKERFQNVELVLYEGGYDDIEKWVEEGTVDLGFTALPVKGFESIALTQDPLSVVVYDGHPFIEKDVVTIADFEEESFIMLRSGCEVLIEEECRKASLSLRTSYNSKENETVLSMVKGKLGISIMPNLAVPKRETHVHLLPLHPPVVRHLGLIVKSSDKMTPLSKEFLKIVKAHFDSHEI; from the coding sequence TTGAATTTATTTCAATTAGAAGTGCTTTTAAACGTTGTGGAAAGTGGTAGTTTTACGAAAGCAGGTCAAAAGATTGGACTGACACAATCTGGAGTAAGTCATAACATTACAACACTGGAATCTGAACTAGGAGTAACACTTTTGAATCGAGGACGAGGTGGGACATCGTTAACTACTGCAGGGGAATATATTATTCCACACATACGCAATATTGTGACAAACATGGCTCATATAGAGCAAAAAGTTTCTTCTTTGCAAGGATTAGAATTAGGAAAGATTGCTGTCGGGAGTTTCCCAAGTTTTACAGCTACCTTTATACCGATTTTGTTTTCTATATTCAAAGAACGTTTCCAGAATGTTGAATTGGTGTTGTATGAGGGTGGCTATGATGATATTGAAAAGTGGGTGGAAGAAGGTACGGTGGATCTCGGTTTTACAGCATTACCAGTTAAAGGTTTCGAGAGTATAGCACTGACGCAAGATCCTTTATCTGTTGTCGTATATGATGGACACCCTTTTATAGAAAAAGATGTTGTTACGATAGCTGATTTCGAAGAGGAATCATTCATCATGTTACGATCTGGATGTGAAGTCCTTATCGAGGAGGAATGTCGTAAAGCTAGTCTTTCATTACGTACCTCATATAATAGTAAGGAGAATGAAACTGTACTGTCTATGGTGAAAGGAAAATTAGGTATTAGTATTATGCCAAACTTGGCAGTTCCTAAACGGGAGACTCATGTTCATCTATTACCCTTACATCCTCCTGTGGTTAGACATCTCGGATTAATTGTCAAATCATCAGACAAAATGACGCCTCTTTCCAAAGAATTTCTCAAGATCGTGAAAGCACATTTCGATAGTCATGAAATCTAA